A single window of Acidobacteriota bacterium DNA harbors:
- a CDS encoding sigma-54 dependent transcriptional regulator — MVKEKVLIVDDEEMVRWTLKEALRSWGYETIEAGTVAQGLKEFDAEQPTIILLDINLPDGSGIDALQEIKRRQPDAVVIMITSEVIIENTIAALRGGAYDFISKPVSLEELQVTIRNGTEAQLLRKEVRSIRRERARQFNFDQIIGESPALREVIMLGKKVAESEVSSVLLQGESGTGKDLVAKAIHYASRRANQPFVAINCAAIPASLMESELFGYEKGAFTDAKARKEGMFEQAQGGTLFLDEIGEMELSLQAKLLRVLEEGAFRRVGGLKDIPLDVRVIVATNRDLKAESEAGKFRLDLYYRFSVILIEIPPLREREDDVLILANHYIEQFNKQFGKRIRGLSNEVVDLFLQYSWPGNVRELRNVIERVMILEDNDIITAKYLPRGFDRGESAPLAARDLSREIKAPTTMEPAVASVSTGGTQPSSATAFSELSKAPESVDHAETANVAFSVTLPTEGIILEDLEMALVKQALERSNGNQTRAAELLGISRDQLRYRLKKLEEAGLEK, encoded by the coding sequence ATGGTCAAAGAGAAAGTATTAATCGTTGATGATGAAGAGATGGTGCGCTGGACGCTCAAAGAGGCGTTGCGCAGTTGGGGTTACGAAACCATCGAAGCCGGAACGGTGGCGCAAGGCTTGAAAGAGTTTGACGCCGAGCAACCGACAATTATTCTGCTCGACATCAATCTGCCGGATGGTTCCGGCATTGACGCTTTGCAGGAAATCAAACGACGGCAACCGGATGCCGTGGTGATTATGATTACCTCAGAAGTCATCATTGAAAACACCATCGCGGCGTTGCGCGGCGGGGCTTACGATTTCATCAGCAAACCCGTAAGCCTCGAAGAATTGCAGGTCACTATTCGCAACGGCACAGAGGCGCAATTACTCAGAAAAGAGGTGCGCTCGATTCGTCGCGAACGCGCGCGCCAATTCAACTTCGATCAAATCATCGGCGAGTCTCCGGCGCTGCGCGAAGTCATTATGCTCGGCAAAAAGGTTGCCGAAAGCGAAGTCTCATCGGTGCTTTTACAGGGCGAATCGGGAACCGGAAAAGACCTGGTGGCGAAAGCCATTCATTATGCGTCGCGCCGCGCCAATCAACCGTTTGTTGCCATCAACTGCGCAGCTATCCCCGCAAGCCTCATGGAATCGGAACTCTTCGGTTATGAAAAAGGCGCGTTTACCGATGCCAAAGCCCGCAAAGAGGGAATGTTTGAACAGGCGCAGGGCGGTACATTATTCCTTGATGAAATCGGCGAGATGGAACTCAGCCTGCAAGCCAAATTGTTAAGGGTTCTCGAAGAAGGCGCGTTTCGTCGGGTCGGTGGATTGAAAGATATTCCGCTCGATGTGCGAGTCATTGTCGCTACCAACCGCGATTTGAAAGCTGAAAGCGAAGCCGGAAAATTTCGCCTCGATTTATACTACCGCTTTTCCGTCATTCTTATCGAAATTCCGCCGCTCAGAGAGCGCGAAGATGATGTGTTGATTTTAGCCAATCACTACATTGAACAATTCAATAAACAGTTCGGCAAACGCATTCGCGGTTTATCCAACGAAGTGGTTGACCTGTTTTTACAGTATAGTTGGCCCGGCAATGTGCGCGAGTTACGCAATGTCATCGAGCGGGTGATGATTCTGGAAGACAACGATATTATCACGGCGAAATACCTGCCGCGCGGCTTTGACCGGGGTGAGAGCGCACCGTTAGCGGCGCGTGATTTGAGCCGTGAAATCAAAGCGCCAACGACAATGGAACCGGCAGTCGCCAGTGTTTCGACGGGCGGCACTCAGCCTTCATCTGCAACCGCTTTCAGCGAACTCAGCAAAGCGCCCGAATCGGTTGACCACGCCGAAACTGCAAACGTCGCCTTCAGTGTGACTTTACCGACCGAAGGCATCATTCTCGAAGATTTGGAAATGGCGCTGGTTAAACAGGCGCTCGAGCGCAGCAATGGCAATCAAACCCGCGCCGCTGAACTGCTGGGAATTTCCCGCGACCAGTTGCGCTATCGTTTGAAAAAACTCGAAGAGGCAGGTCTCGAAAAGTAG
- a CDS encoding universal stress protein, with amino-acid sequence MKILLAVDGSAFSDAAVESVARRPWAAGSEVKVISVMEPFQPYMTEVWSLPADFWEEMDKSARQQATDAIDKATQAFKKAESNLAITTEIIKGNPKSAIVDEAEKWGADLIVLGSHGYTGLKRMFLGSVSQAVASHAKCSVEIVRTGEAVAA; translated from the coding sequence ATGAAAATCCTATTAGCCGTAGATGGTTCCGCTTTTAGCGATGCGGCGGTCGAGTCTGTCGCCAGACGTCCGTGGGCTGCCGGTAGCGAAGTGAAAGTCATTTCCGTGATGGAACCGTTCCAACCCTATATGACAGAGGTCTGGTCATTGCCCGCAGATTTCTGGGAAGAGATGGATAAATCGGCGCGGCAACAGGCGACGGATGCGATTGATAAAGCGACACAGGCTTTTAAGAAAGCTGAAAGCAATTTGGCAATTACCACCGAAATTATCAAGGGCAATCCCAAGAGCGCGATTGTGGATGAAGCGGAAAAATGGGGTGCGGATTTGATTGTTCTCGGCTCGCATGGTTATACCGGACTCAAACGCATGTTCTTAGGTTCGGTTTCTCAGGCAGTGGCTTCGCATGCGAAATGCTCTGTTGAAATTGTTCGCACCGGTGAAGCCGTAGCCGCTTAA
- a CDS encoding universal stress protein encodes MMHLSKIPNKRIGFSRIVCPVDMAPDSDEALRYAIALARDYSAKLFILHAVDDRKIVDLSERAQIKSVLENCVGKHMQFESSEEFDCSILLVEGEPVEAIVSRAAELSADLIVMRSQRRPKASALLGSTAEAVSRIAPCPVMVSHPNEQDWVGKTTKGELNRVLVAYDFSTDAELALAYGLSLAEEYQGELHLLHVLPERRNSETPELSRLPFTMDVTFQAAAARLNGMVPMEALAWCDLKQAIREGQPYREILNYAEEEGIDLICMGASGTGYGMRTLFGSNADRVLRQAPCPVLIARPLRPNIQAAKP; translated from the coding sequence ATGATGCATCTATCAAAAATTCCGAATAAGCGCATAGGCTTTAGCCGCATCGTTTGCCCGGTGGATATGGCGCCGGATTCTGATGAAGCCCTGCGATATGCGATTGCGCTGGCGCGGGACTATTCGGCAAAACTCTTTATTCTGCACGCCGTCGATGACCGCAAAATTGTGGATTTATCGGAACGGGCGCAAATTAAAAGTGTTTTGGAAAACTGTGTCGGCAAACATATGCAGTTTGAATCCTCGGAAGAGTTTGATTGCAGCATCCTGCTGGTTGAAGGCGAGCCGGTCGAAGCGATTGTTTCGCGAGCCGCGGAACTATCAGCCGATTTGATTGTCATGCGTTCACAACGCCGCCCCAAAGCTTCCGCGCTGCTGGGGTCAACGGCTGAAGCGGTGTCGCGCATTGCCCCCTGTCCGGTGATGGTTTCACATCCCAATGAACAGGACTGGGTAGGCAAAACGACAAAGGGTGAACTCAACCGTGTGCTGGTGGCTTATGATTTTTCCACCGATGCGGAACTGGCGCTCGCTTACGGGCTATCGCTTGCCGAAGAGTATCAAGGGGAATTGCATCTGCTGCATGTGTTGCCGGAGCGGCGCAATTCAGAGACGCCGGAACTTTCGCGTCTGCCTTTCACGATGGATGTGACCTTTCAAGCGGCAGCAGCGCGTTTGAATGGCATGGTGCCGATGGAAGCCCTCGCCTGGTGTGACTTGAAACAAGCCATACGCGAAGGTCAACCTTATCGCGAAATTCTCAATTATGCCGAAGAAGAGGGCATTGATTTGATTTGCATGGGCGCAAGCGGTACAGGATATGGAATGCGTACGCTTTTTGGCTCAAATGCTGATCGGGTGCTGAGACAAGCGCCCTGCCCGGTGTTGATTGCGCGACCTTTGCGACCCAACATCCAAGCCGCGAAACCGTAA